TCGCAGCCAGCCGCATCGAAGCTCCTGAAGGACCTCGAGGACTCGATGAATGTGGCGTTGTTCGACCGGTTGCCGCGGGGCATGCGGCCCACATGGTTCGGTGAAGCGATGATTCGCCATGCCCGGGTCGCCCTGGCCAGTCTTGGCGAAGCGGGTGACGAAATCGAGGCGCTGAAAACCGGTCATGCCGGAACCGTCAACCTCGGATCCATCCAGGGGCCCAGCGTCACGCTTGTCCCCGACGCCATCAAGCTGGCGGTGAGCGAACATCCGAAACTCCGGGTGTCGCTGACCGTGGACACCAGCGATGTTCTTCTGGAGCGCCTTGCGCAGAACAAGCTGGACATCATCGTGGCGCGTCTTTTCGCACGACACGACAAGTCCCATCTGCATTATCAGGCTCTTGCCGAAGAGAATATCTGCGCCATCGGTCGCGTCGGGCACCCGTTGCTGAGGAAAAGGCGCCTTAGGCTCTCCGACCTGGCCGCGGCCGACTGGGTGGTTCCACCGGTGGGAAGCGTGCTGCGGCATCGCTTCGAGCTGATGTTCCAGAACGCCGGGCTACCCATTCCCGAGCGCATGATCGAGACCACCGCGCTGGTGTTCGTGCTGAAGATGATGCGGGAGACCGATTATCTGAGCGTGGTGCCCACCGATGTCGCCAACTACTACGAGGATCATCGTGTCGTGTCCGTGCTGCCGATCGAGCTCACCTGCAAAATGGATGCGTTCGGGATCATCACCCGGACTGACTGGCTGCTTTCGCCGGCTGCCCGCATCATGCTGCGGTCCATGAAGACCACGGCCACCGAGGTCTATGGAGTCGAGGATCTCGACTAGGGTCCATCGGTATTCTTGATATCGACGATGAACGCGGTCTCACGGTCAGCATGACCGTGAGTGCCTTAGCCATATCGGCGCGGTTTGCGTTCAGTGCGAGTCGCGCGGTACGTCAGCGCCGCTGCCGCCTACGAGGAAGTCCAGGTCCGCGCCAAGATCTGCCTGCTGGACATGCTCGACATAGAGCTTGTACCAGCCACGCGTGGGCGTCTCGGGCGCCTTCCAGTTCGCCTTGCGGCGCGCAAGCTCCTCATCACCAACTTCGAGATGGATCCGGCGTCCCGGCACGTCGAGTTCGATCATGTCACCGTCCCGCACCAGTGCCAGCGGGCCGCCGGCGGCGGCTTCCGGTGATGTGTGCAGCACCACGGTGCCGTAAGCCGTGCCACTCATGCGGGCGTCGGAGATGCGCACCATGTCGGTGATGCCCCGCTTGAGCAACTTTGGCGGTAGCGGCATGTTGCCGACCTCCGCCATGCCGGGGTAGCCGCGTGGTCCGCAGTTCTTGAGGACCATCACGCAGGTTTCGTCGATGTCCAGTGCATCGTCGTCGATGCGTGCATGGAAGTCCTCGATGTTCTCGAAGACCACCGCACGACCACGATGCTTCAGAAGGTGGGGCGAGGCTGCCGAGGGTTTGATCACCGCGCCATTGGGTGCGAGATTTCCCCTCAATACGGCGATGCCGGCCTCGGCCCTGACCGGCTCGTCCATGGTCTTGATGACATCCCGGTTCCAGCAAGGGGCATTGGCTATGTTCTCCCCAAGCGTATGCCCATTGACGGTCAATGCATCCGTATGAAGATGTGCGGCGATCTCGCGCAGGACGGCAGGCAGGCCGCCCGCGTAGTAGTAGTCCTCCATCAGGTGCTCGCCCGACGGAAGGAGGTTCACCAGGCAGGGAAGCTTGGAGCCCAGCTCGTCCCAGTCCTGCAGGTTCAGCTCGACGCCGATGCGACCTGCCAGGGCCAGCAGGTGGATCACTGCGTTGGTCGAGCCACCGATCGCGGCATTGGTGCGAATGGCGTTTTCAAAGGCCTCGCGGGTAAGGATCTTGGACATGCGCAGATCCTCGTGGACCATCTGCACGATCCGGCGGCCGCTCAGTTGAGCCAACTGGTAGCGCCGCGAATCCACGGCCGGAATAGCGGCGTTCTCGGGCAGGGACATGCCCAGCGCCTCGACCATGTTGGCCATGGTGGAGGCGGTGCCCATGGTCATGCAGCTGCCTTTCGAGCGATGCATGCAGGATTCCGCCTCGACGAAGTCCTCGTGTGACATCTCGCCCGCGCGGACCATCTCCGACATCTGCCAGACACCCGTGCCCGAGCCGATCTTCTGGCCGCGCCAGCGGCCGCTGAGCATCGGGCCGCCGGAGATACCGATAGTCGGAATGTCGCAGCTTGCCGCGCCCATCATCAGGGACGGGGTGGTCTTGTCGCAGCCCATCAGCAGTACCACGCCATCGATCGGATTGGCGCGGATCGACTCTTCGACATCCATGCTGGCGAGGTTGCGAAACAACATCGCGGTGGGGCGCATCTGAGTCTCGCCCAGCGACATCACCGGGAATTCGAGCGGAAAGCCACCCGCTTCATAGACACCGCGCTTGACGTATTCGGCCAGTTCGCGGAAGTGGCCGTTGCAAGGCGTCAGCTCGGACCAGGTATTGCAGATGCCGATGACGGGACGTCCATCGAACAAGTCACCCGGATAGCCCTGGTTTTTCAGCCAGCTTCGGTAGAGGAAACCACTCTTGTCCGCACTGCCGAACCACGCCTGACTGCGCCGACCTGGCTTC
This window of the Dyella sp. A6 genome carries:
- a CDS encoding IlvD/Edd family dehydratase yields the protein MSSSKKPGRRSQAWFGSADKSGFLYRSWLKNQGYPGDLFDGRPVIGICNTWSELTPCNGHFRELAEYVKRGVYEAGGFPLEFPVMSLGETQMRPTAMLFRNLASMDVEESIRANPIDGVVLLMGCDKTTPSLMMGAASCDIPTIGISGGPMLSGRWRGQKIGSGTGVWQMSEMVRAGEMSHEDFVEAESCMHRSKGSCMTMGTASTMANMVEALGMSLPENAAIPAVDSRRYQLAQLSGRRIVQMVHEDLRMSKILTREAFENAIRTNAAIGGSTNAVIHLLALAGRIGVELNLQDWDELGSKLPCLVNLLPSGEHLMEDYYYAGGLPAVLREIAAHLHTDALTVNGHTLGENIANAPCWNRDVIKTMDEPVRAEAGIAVLRGNLAPNGAVIKPSAASPHLLKHRGRAVVFENIEDFHARIDDDALDIDETCVMVLKNCGPRGYPGMAEVGNMPLPPKLLKRGITDMVRISDARMSGTAYGTVVLHTSPEAAAGGPLALVRDGDMIELDVPGRRIHLEVGDEELARRKANWKAPETPTRGWYKLYVEHVQQADLGADLDFLVGGSGADVPRDSH
- a CDS encoding LysR family transcriptional regulator; protein product: MQQKSPWFLRARLKTRHLLLLVAIEEEGNIHRAAETLNMSQPAASKLLKDLEDSMNVALFDRLPRGMRPTWFGEAMIRHARVALASLGEAGDEIEALKTGHAGTVNLGSIQGPSVTLVPDAIKLAVSEHPKLRVSLTVDTSDVLLERLAQNKLDIIVARLFARHDKSHLHYQALAEENICAIGRVGHPLLRKRRLRLSDLAAADWVVPPVGSVLRHRFELMFQNAGLPIPERMIETTALVFVLKMMRETDYLSVVPTDVANYYEDHRVVSVLPIELTCKMDAFGIITRTDWLLSPAARIMLRSMKTTATEVYGVEDLD